The Christiangramia flava JLT2011 genome has a segment encoding these proteins:
- a CDS encoding tyrosine-type recombinase/integrase, whose protein sequence is MVGSTYLDFDKAQGKGMRLIRSGENPTFGLLIICGVNLGLRISDLLELTFGELRHSEIDIKEKKTGKTRTLSINENIHQALQYFKGENPNFKAFRSRKGTIYSTQHVNRLIKQYFSGKHISSHSLRKTFGRRVYNNNGRSEDALMYLMELFNHSSMSLTKKYLGIRQQELRNIYMNL, encoded by the coding sequence ATGGTTGGAAGTACGTATTTAGATTTTGACAAAGCTCAAGGAAAAGGTATGAGATTAATAAGGTCTGGTGAGAATCCTACTTTCGGTCTTCTTATAATATGCGGTGTGAATTTAGGATTAAGAATTTCAGATTTGTTGGAACTCACATTTGGCGAGCTAAGGCATTCTGAAATAGATATTAAGGAAAAGAAGACTGGAAAAACTAGAACTTTGTCCATTAATGAAAATATCCATCAAGCATTGCAATATTTTAAGGGTGAGAATCCCAATTTTAAGGCTTTCAGAAGTCGCAAAGGAACAATCTATAGTACTCAACACGTAAATAGATTAATTAAGCAGTACTTTTCGGGTAAGCATATAAGTAGCCATTCCCTCCGTAAGACCTTTGGAAGAAGGGTGTACAATAATAACGGAAGAAGTGAAGATGCGTTAATGTACCTGATGGAGTTGTTCAACCATTCTTCAATGAGCTTGACGAAAAAATATTTGGGTATAAGACAACAGGAACTTCGGAATATTTATATGAATCTTTAA
- a CDS encoding site-specific DNA-methyltransferase: protein MPTLNWIGKDKIVNHHQEVPFKILEHKYGFTAEGGQIQAETDSGNKIIHGDNLEALKSLLPQYEGKIKCIYIDPPYNTGEEKWAYNDNVNNSKIRKWLGEVVGKAGEDLSRHDKWLCMIYPRLKLLHKLLADDGAIFISLDENEITNARMVCYEIFGEKNFIAQLVLLCNPKGRSQDKYFATNHEYCLVFSKTNLDRGAFNVKKSPEEISKNYKHKDEFGVYRLMELRNTHREFNRETRPNLFYPIYINPKTKETSLEKNDGFEVECYPLWNDGFEGCWTWGKDLAEKDNNLLVGKKQKSGWKVYRKSYAQLKGGPKAEKKLFTILNDSSFYTEKGQSSFGNIFPGLNKNDFPQPKSVDYVKELINTITTKDSIVLDSFAGSGTTAQAVLNLNYEDGGNRKFILIEMEDYANDITSERIKRVSKGYGEEKNAAPGTGGEFDFYELGMTLFDENQNLNEEVDIKKIREFIWYSETRTAFPVSRDNSESNFLLGEKDGTSYYFIYKPNELTTLDYDALNVIEKKSEQYIVYADNCLLPKEFMVKHNIIFKKIPRDITRF from the coding sequence ATGCCAACACTCAATTGGATAGGAAAAGATAAAATTGTCAATCATCACCAGGAAGTTCCCTTTAAAATCCTGGAACATAAATATGGTTTTACAGCCGAAGGTGGCCAAATACAAGCTGAAACTGACAGTGGCAACAAAATTATCCATGGAGATAATTTAGAAGCATTAAAAAGCCTCTTACCGCAATATGAAGGTAAAATAAAATGTATTTATATCGACCCTCCTTATAATACAGGCGAAGAAAAATGGGCATATAATGATAATGTCAATAATTCTAAAATAAGAAAATGGTTAGGCGAAGTTGTAGGTAAAGCTGGGGAGGACTTAAGTAGGCATGATAAATGGCTCTGTATGATATATCCACGGTTAAAACTTCTACATAAACTATTAGCAGATGATGGAGCGATTTTCATCTCATTAGATGAAAACGAAATAACTAATGCTCGGATGGTTTGCTACGAAATATTTGGTGAAAAGAATTTTATTGCACAATTAGTTTTATTATGCAATCCGAAAGGAAGAAGTCAAGATAAATACTTTGCGACAAACCACGAATATTGTTTAGTCTTCAGCAAAACGAATTTGGACCGAGGTGCGTTTAATGTAAAAAAGAGTCCTGAAGAAATCTCTAAGAACTATAAGCATAAGGATGAGTTTGGGGTATATAGATTGATGGAATTAAGAAATACCCATAGAGAATTTAATAGAGAAACTCGACCTAATCTCTTCTACCCAATTTATATTAATCCAAAAACTAAAGAAACCTCTTTAGAGAAAAATGATGGCTTCGAGGTAGAATGCTATCCATTGTGGAATGATGGATTTGAAGGTTGTTGGACCTGGGGTAAAGATTTAGCCGAAAAAGATAATAATTTGTTAGTGGGGAAAAAACAAAAATCGGGATGGAAAGTTTACAGAAAATCATATGCCCAACTAAAAGGTGGACCAAAGGCAGAGAAGAAGCTTTTTACAATATTAAATGACTCTTCGTTTTATACAGAAAAAGGGCAAAGCAGCTTTGGGAACATTTTTCCTGGTCTCAATAAAAATGATTTTCCACAACCAAAATCTGTTGATTATGTAAAGGAGCTTATAAATACAATAACGACAAAAGATTCAATCGTTCTTGATTCATTTGCAGGTTCTGGAACCACAGCCCAAGCAGTATTAAACCTGAATTACGAAGATGGTGGAAATCGAAAATTTATTTTAATCGAAATGGAAGATTATGCTAATGACATAACCTCTGAAAGGATTAAAAGAGTTTCAAAAGGATATGGTGAGGAAAAAAATGCTGCTCCAGGTACAGGCGGTGAGTTTGATTTTTATGAACTGGGAATGACTCTTTTTGATGAAAATCAAAATCTAAATGAAGAGGTGGATATTAAAAAAATTCGTGAATTCATTTGGTATAGTGAAACCCGAACTGCATTTCCAGTTTCGAGAGATAATTCTGAATCTAATTTTCTTTTAGGCGAAAAGGATGGTACAAGTTATTATTTCATATACAAACCTAATGAACTAACAACTTTGGACTATGACGCCTTAAATGTTATTGAAAAGAAATCCGAACAATATATTGTTTATGCTGATAATTGCCTGTTACCTAAAGAATTCATGGTGAAGCACAACATAATTTTTAAAAAAATACCTAGAGACATCACAAGATTTTAA
- a CDS encoding restriction endonuclease translates to MAIPKHDEIRLRALDLLTKHPILKLKDFIEPLAEDFNLSEEEVTRMYPSGNGHIFYDRVSWALSYLNMAGLVDKPKRGQYQINPQGRQMLNSPEKLEKYIQKKLEKREPTRKKKEATTTDKLSIEKEDEDSTPQEKLYNSFENIRKSIYAEILDTILSKTPIEFERLVVQLLQKMGYGGEIKDSGMVTKASNDGGIDGVIKEDILGLGRIYLQAKRYKLDSGIQRDEVQKFVGALQTAQSNKGVFITTSYFSSGAIGYVESLHGSNNIVLVDGKKLAEFIYDFGLGMQVEQTIEIKKLDADYWDSMKDQD, encoded by the coding sequence ATGGCTATACCTAAGCATGATGAAATAAGATTGCGTGCGCTTGATTTACTTACAAAGCATCCAATCCTTAAACTAAAAGATTTCATTGAACCTTTAGCAGAAGATTTTAATCTTTCAGAAGAAGAGGTAACTAGAATGTATCCTTCTGGAAATGGGCATATTTTCTATGACCGTGTGTCTTGGGCATTGAGTTACCTCAACATGGCAGGATTGGTTGATAAACCAAAACGAGGACAATATCAAATAAATCCTCAGGGGAGACAAATGCTTAATTCTCCTGAAAAACTGGAAAAATATATTCAAAAAAAGCTAGAGAAAAGAGAACCAACAAGGAAGAAAAAAGAAGCTACTACCACAGACAAACTTAGTATTGAAAAAGAAGATGAGGATTCAACTCCCCAGGAAAAACTCTATAATTCTTTTGAGAACATCAGGAAATCAATATATGCTGAAATCTTAGATACTATTCTTAGTAAAACACCTATTGAATTCGAAAGGTTAGTTGTACAACTGCTTCAAAAAATGGGATATGGAGGTGAAATAAAAGATAGTGGTATGGTTACCAAAGCTTCTAATGATGGCGGTATAGATGGTGTTATAAAAGAGGATATTTTAGGACTGGGAAGAATTTATCTTCAAGCAAAAAGATATAAGTTAGACAGTGGTATCCAACGTGATGAAGTTCAAAAATTTGTTGGAGCACTACAAACAGCTCAATCTAATAAGGGTGTCTTTATAACCACATCTTATTTCTCATCTGGTGCGATTGGATATGTTGAAAGCCTTCACGGTTCGAATAACATTGTTTTGGTAGATGGAAAGAAGCTTGCAGAATTCATCTATGATTTCGGTTTAGGAATGCAAGTAGAACAAACTATTGAAATCAAAAAACTGGATGCCGATTACTGGGATTCAATGAAAGACCAGGATTAA
- a CDS encoding PD40 domain-containing protein — translation MKKSYYYFLILGIFWSPLYAQEKKMERAAEAIANHSYAEAKEILWPMTKKGRQSAELYAQLADSYYAMGELPKAAFWYQKQFFQEDEPEAEAYFRYAHSLKSIGNTTKADSLMNIFARKARGQKRAALIESRFAGKAAEGTTYYEVKIMPFNSERSDYAPAFYQEKLVFASARDTGNFYKRIHKWDHEFFTDFYSTDPESHSSEPEKIPELNSNFHESTAVFTKDGKTVYFTRNNYERGRKRDAKGVTRLKIYRAELDSHGKWQNIEALPFNSSSYSVAHPALNAEEDQLFFASDMPGGKGQSDLYVVAIHPDGSFGSVKNLAHLNTEARETFPFMSTSGILYFASDGYPGYGGLDIFKATPELESSVENLGKPVNSKFDDFSLILDPSGETGYFASNRPGTGSDDIYSFRKLEKSPNCERHQDEME, via the coding sequence ATGAAAAAATCTTACTACTACTTCCTCATCCTGGGCATTTTTTGGTCTCCGCTTTATGCGCAGGAAAAGAAAATGGAACGCGCTGCGGAAGCCATTGCCAATCATTCCTACGCTGAGGCCAAGGAAATTCTCTGGCCCATGACCAAAAAAGGCAGACAATCTGCTGAATTATACGCGCAACTTGCCGATAGTTATTATGCCATGGGCGAACTTCCCAAAGCCGCCTTCTGGTACCAGAAACAGTTCTTCCAGGAAGATGAGCCGGAAGCTGAAGCGTACTTCAGGTATGCTCATTCCCTGAAATCCATCGGAAACACTACCAAGGCTGATAGCCTGATGAACATTTTCGCCAGAAAGGCCAGAGGCCAGAAAAGAGCGGCCTTGATCGAGTCCCGATTTGCCGGAAAAGCGGCGGAAGGAACCACCTATTATGAAGTTAAAATCATGCCTTTTAATTCGGAAAGATCTGATTATGCCCCGGCTTTTTACCAGGAAAAACTGGTTTTTGCCAGCGCACGCGACACTGGAAATTTCTATAAAAGAATCCATAAATGGGACCACGAGTTTTTTACAGATTTCTATAGCACTGATCCTGAAAGTCATTCCTCGGAACCTGAGAAAATCCCCGAATTGAATAGCAATTTTCATGAATCTACAGCTGTTTTCACCAAGGATGGCAAGACCGTTTATTTCACTCGTAACAATTATGAACGCGGAAGAAAAAGGGATGCAAAAGGCGTAACCCGACTGAAAATTTACCGTGCAGAACTGGATTCACATGGAAAATGGCAGAATATTGAAGCACTTCCCTTCAACAGTTCCAGCTATTCGGTAGCCCATCCCGCGCTGAATGCGGAAGAAGATCAACTCTTTTTTGCTTCTGATATGCCTGGAGGCAAAGGCCAATCTGACCTGTATGTTGTGGCAATCCATCCGGACGGCAGTTTTGGATCGGTAAAAAACCTCGCCCATTTAAATACGGAAGCCCGGGAAACATTCCCATTCATGAGTACCAGCGGGATCCTGTATTTTGCCAGTGATGGATATCCCGGCTACGGAGGGCTGGATATTTTTAAAGCAACACCAGAATTAGAAAGCTCGGTCGAAAACCTTGGAAAACCCGTGAACAGTAAATTTGACGATTTTTCGTTGATCTTAGATCCATCAGGAGAAACTGGTTATTTTGCTTCCAACCGGCCAGGAACCGGCAGTGATGACATTTATTCTTTTAGAAAACTGGAAAAATCTCCAAACTGCGAAAGGCATCAGGACGAGATGGAATAA
- a CDS encoding PorP/SprF family type IX secretion system membrane protein: protein MKNIIIIASLLFLNVCMAQQEAQYSQYMYNTMTVNPAYAGSRGVLSFNGLYRSQWVGLEGAPKTEAFNLHMPVSYRVGAGISVVNDELGPTHETAVDAVFSYTIPTSVNGNLSFGLKAGAHLLSVDFEQLAKYQNEPSDPNSNIDRQFSPTVGAGVYYHTDRFYAGLSVPNIIETQHFENSSASIARERMHFYLIAGHVFDLDTDWKLKPAVLSKIVQGAPLQVDVSANFWYKEKVTLGASYRWSAAWSAMAAFNISDEIMLGFAYDKETTDLGNTSFNDGSFEFLLRVELFSKFGQLISPRFF from the coding sequence ATGAAAAATATCATAATAATTGCCAGTCTTTTATTCCTGAATGTGTGCATGGCGCAGCAGGAAGCGCAATACAGCCAGTATATGTACAATACCATGACGGTGAACCCGGCTTACGCTGGTTCCCGTGGCGTCCTTAGTTTCAATGGCCTATACCGCTCCCAGTGGGTAGGTCTGGAAGGCGCCCCGAAAACGGAAGCTTTTAACCTGCATATGCCGGTTTCCTACCGCGTAGGAGCGGGAATTTCAGTCGTGAATGATGAATTGGGTCCTACTCATGAAACTGCCGTAGACGCCGTATTTTCCTATACGATCCCAACTTCGGTGAACGGAAATCTTTCCTTTGGCCTAAAAGCCGGCGCGCACCTGCTGAGCGTGGATTTTGAGCAGCTGGCAAAATACCAGAACGAACCGAGTGATCCTAACAGCAATATAGATCGCCAGTTCTCCCCTACCGTTGGTGCCGGTGTGTATTATCATACCGACAGGTTTTACGCCGGACTTTCCGTGCCCAACATCATCGAGACACAACACTTCGAAAACAGTTCGGCTTCCATCGCGAGAGAGCGCATGCATTTTTACCTCATCGCAGGGCACGTTTTTGACCTGGATACCGACTGGAAACTAAAGCCTGCCGTACTGAGCAAAATCGTGCAGGGAGCACCTTTGCAGGTAGACGTTTCAGCCAATTTCTGGTATAAGGAGAAAGTGACCCTTGGCGCTTCTTATCGATGGAGTGCCGCCTGGAGTGCGATGGCCGCGTTCAATATTTCAGATGAGATCATGCTGGGCTTTGCTTACGACAAGGAAACCACCGATCTTGGAAATACTTCCTTCAATGACGGTTCTTTTGAATTCCTGCTGCGAGTAGAACTTTTCAGCAAATTCGGCCAACTAATTTCACCACGTTTCTTCTAA